The following proteins are co-located in the Candida dubliniensis CD36 chromosome 3, complete sequence genome:
- a CDS encoding conserved hypthetical protein has translation MITRSRYISKRLYSTNYSAILFNAQENVNQLLESQDRSSYILAQYIPEPVRNTYLAIRAFNLEINKINEGGSNVQSRAARASSQMSNTLGVSTADLKFKFWSDLILRVFTEDSRNETDLGEPIAILLRDGLKHDFNLDISYFQQFLQTRRHFIKNNSSFQTVNDICSYGEGTFSQLNYLTQGLLLSPSISPSVIRLLEYSTELQSQMSDIAAHIGQATAVSSMILGVPFYAQSRNQITLPVDLMTSSGLSQESLLRLFQGHIKDSTEENQIKEALKNVVYETAITANDHMLTAKSKLEKAKQEIIKIVQEHPQDQLLNKYSKKWRKGIPDSLYVPTMASIPTSLFLNKLEKCNFDIFHGRLQKEWRLPMKSFYYYHMRLM, from the coding sequence ATGATTACTAGGAGTAGATATATAAGTAAAAGATTGTATTCGACAAATTATCTGGCAATACTATTCAATGCTCAAGAGAAtgtcaatcaattgttggAAAGTCAGGATCGATCATCCTATATTTTGGCGCAGTATATTCCAGAACCAGTCCGAAACACCTATCTTGCTATCCGTGCATTCAATTTggaaatcaataaaatcaatgaagGTGGTTCGAACGTACAATCTAGAGCTGCAAGGGCTTCTAGTCAAATGTCAAACACTTTGGGGGTTTCAACTGCTGACTTGAAATTCAAGTTTTGGAGTGATTTGATCTTGAGGGTGTTTACAGAAGATTCTCGAAATGAAACTGATCTTGGTGAGCCCATAGCAATATTATTAAGAGATGGGTTAAAAcatgattttaatttagatatttcatatttccaacaatttcttcaaacaAGACGTCATTTCATTAAGAATAATTCTAGTTTTCAAACTGTCAACGATATTTGTAGTTATGGAGAAGGGACATTTTcacaattgaattatttgacACAAGGATTGTTGTTATCACCATCTATTTCTCCTTCAGTTATAAGGCTATTGGAATATTCTACAGAGTTACAGTCACAAATGAGTGATATTGCAGCCCATATTGGTCAAGCAACAGCAGTTAGCTCGATGATACTTGGAGTTCCCTTTTATGCTCAATCAAGAAACCAAATAACATTGCCTGTTGACCTAATGACATCCAGTGGGTTATCACAAGAATCTTTGCTTCGTTTGTTTCAAGGTCATATCAAGGATTCCACTGAAGAGAATCAAATAAAGGAAGCATTAAAGAATGTGGTATATGAAACAGCTATTACTGCCAATGATCATATGTTAACAGCCAAATCGAAATTGGAAAAGgcaaaacaagaaataataaagattGTTCAAGAACATCCTCAAGATCAATTACTAAATAAGTATTCTAAGAAATGGAGAAAAGGTATTCCTGATAGTTTGTATGTTCCAACAATGGCTAGTATACCAACGTCActttttttaaacaaattagaaaaatgtaattttgatattttccATGGAAGATTACAAAAAGAATGGAGATTGCCTATGAAgtcattttattattaccacATGCGTCTTATGTAA
- a CDS encoding acetate transporter, putative (Similar to S. cerevisiae ADY2;~In S. cerevisiae: required for normal sporulation), whose amino-acid sequence MPSTSSQKSVGSSVVDENDPQVGKVEVSGDGGEFVVINRHKYYRHELMAAFGGTLNPGAVPWPKININPAPLGLCAFALSTFVLSLYNAQAMGIKIPNIAVSLALFYGGLAQFLAGCWEFVTGNTFGMTALTSYGAFWLSFGAIFIDSFGIVAAYEKSEETVPQLKNALGFYLLAWAIFTFILWLNTLKSTVAFCALFFCLFVTFILLAAGEFSGKTALARAGGVLGVITAIIAWYVALAGTATTTNSYFRPISIPMPGNVAFKK is encoded by the coding sequence ATGCCTTCCACATCTTCTCAAAAATCGGTTGGGTCGTCAGTCGTGGATGAAAATGATCCACAAGTTGGAAAAGTTGAAGTTTCTGGAGATGGAGGTGAGTTTGTTGTAATCAATCGTCATAAATATTATAGACATGAATTGATGGCAGCATTTGGTGGTACATTAAATCCAGGTGCTGTACCATGGCCAAAGATCAATATAAACCCAGCTCCTCTTGGTTTATGTGCTTTTGCATTGAGTACCTTTGTTTTGTCACTTTATAATGCTCAAGCCATGGGAATCAAAATTCCAAATATTGCTGTGTCTCTTGCCTTATTCTATGGTGGATTGGCTCAATTCCTTGCTGGATGCTGGGAATTTGTTACCGGTAACACTTTTGGTATGACAGCATTAACATCCTATGGGGCTTTTTGGTTAAGTTTTGGGGCCATTTTCATTGACAGTTTTGGTATCGTTGCTGCTTACGAAAAGTCAGAGGAAACTGTTCCTCAGTTAAAAAATGCTCTTGGATTTTATTTACTTGCTTGGGCAATTTTTACATTCATTTTATGGTTAAACACACTCAAGTCTACTGTTGCCTTTTGTGctttattcttttgtttatttgttacGTTTATCCTTTTAGCTGCTGGTGAGTTTAGTGGGAAGACTGCTCTTGCTCGTGCTGGTGGGGTTCTTGGTGTGATCACTGCTATTATAGCTTGGTATGTTGCTTTGGCTGGTACAGCTACCACTACAAACTCTTACTTCAGACCAATTTCCATTCCAATGCCAGGAAATGTTGCTTTCAAGAAATAG
- a CDS encoding cyclophilin, putative (Similar to S. cerevisiae CPR7;~catalyzes the cis-trans isomerization of peptide bonds N-terminal to proline residues), with translation MYFFFFFFFFFSIQLLSLLVATTDFLVVPIDKLSSMQIEKVRSKTYFDITNGSKKLGRVVFELYDDLAPKATENFLNLCKGITLNDKTYSYQNTSIDKVVKNFMIQGGSLNGNVSTIFGDQGINKPIPGENLSDDLSHAFKLCMANNGDVNCNGSQFFITTSKQSHMAGKYSVFGHVIHGKSIIREIERVKTNKDDVPESNVVIDHCGVWTDDMPVPIFNASYDTIGGDIYEEYPEDDDSNFNQESTEEAFNVASQIKESGTLLFKKGDQENARFKYIKALRYIMEFIPDPDQDQEWYKKFIDLKKKTYLNLSLCCLQLKDYHRCIDYCSYLLDMDESVLTKQDKTKTLFRKGSANVGLKKYKLGLDDLKLANKLTPDDVGIQKSLESAEKLFQQQKQNEKATYSKFFS, from the coding sequence atgtatttttttttttttttttttttttttttttcaattcaactTTTGTCTCTTCTTGTTGCTACAACAGACTTCTTAGTAGTTCCAATAGACAAATTGTCAAGCATGCAAATCGAAAAAGTTAGATCAAAGAcatattttgatattacTAATGGATCTAAAAAATTGGGGAGAGTGgtatttgaattatatgACGATTTAGCTCCTAAAGCTACTGAAAATTTTCTCAATTTATGTAAAGGAATAacattaaatgataaaactTATTCATACCAAAACACTAGTATTGACAAAGTTGTTAAGAACTTCATGATACAAGGTGGTTCTTTGAATGGTAATGTCTCAACCATATTTGGAGATCAAGGAATAAACAAGCCGATACCAGGAGAAAACTTATCTGATGACTTATCCCATGCTTTCAAATTATGCATGGCCAACAATGGTGACGTTAATTGCAATGGAtcccaatttttcataacAACCTCCAAGCAATCACACATGGCTGGTAAATATTCTGTTTTTGGTCATGTAATTCATGggaaatcaataataagGGAAATTGAAAGAGTGAAAACCAATAAAGACGATGTACCAGAATCCAACGTAGTTATTGACCATTGTGGAGTTTGGACTGATGATATGCCGGTGCCGATATTTAATGCCAGTTACGATACAATAGGAGGGGATATATATGAAGAATACccagaagatgatgattcaaattttaatcAAGAGTCTACTGAAGAAGCATTTAACGTTGCATCacaaataaaagaaagtgGTACCTTGCTATTTAAAAAAGGAGATCAAGAAAATGCCCGGTTTAAATACATAAAAGCTTTGAGATATATTATGGAATTCATACCTGATCCAGATCAAGATCAAGAATGGTACAAGAAATTTatagatttgaaaaagaagacttatttaaatttgagTTTATGTTGTTTGCAATTGAAAGATTACCATCGTTGCATTGATTATTGCTCATATTTATTAGATATGGATGAATCAGTGCTTACAAAACAAGACAAGACAAAAACATTGTTCAGAAAAGGTTCTGCTAATGTTGGTctaaaaaaatacaaattgGGTTTagatgatttgaaattagcAAATAAATTAACACCAGATGATGTTGGTATTCAGAAAAGTTTAGAATCAGCAGAGAAATTgttccaacaacaaaagcaaaatgaaaaagcTACATACTCAAAATTCTTTAGTTGA
- a CDS encoding ubiquitin-protein ligase, putative (Similar to S. cerevisiae SAN1;~In S. cerevisiae: involved in the proteasome-dependent degradation of aberrant nuclear proteins), whose protein sequence is MPDDSGTSNDRNNSNNLSNGSDEDSNNRRRNEDNQHSHSNRNDRTSASQNSSSNRSNSNRSHRLDFGIFDRFMDTFLRGSRGRNHNVRGPSPVRNDISEQLTNENNARDQQGQSEQSSQRLSSEPPSSTSSASNRDEESDRAIIITVNYVFSDENRPAVPNRSGSLIMSLPNNASNREPSVIQEFIRLATQMAYSSIVTGLNRERGTTIEKFKSFDNVKLHDLGENQICSICYEKFEAEEEDETVSHKKRRLVDETSQTTSSSSNARNTREGESEEEQPSPSNPSQPVYLSEYVGEFNHSAVKMPCSHIFGKGCLCEWLKLHTTCPLCRFSVSEETTPETDTNDRTNNVSFFTIPADGNTNPLGNVTVQNNFSNAPSNDQPPPRVHYFGFSPIPSPGSTTPSSNSRSNPIETPLRRIFRSTRARREREARQNQESNDFPHIDPFAFDYLRNRLATSDRQPEPLFPFGMSSRRTANGVETTSTDQVGSESEDNLNMRSLFDASPMPEARRNEDDTRVGNGRSSNETTSNNESSTNISHGDGDDVDNL, encoded by the coding sequence ATGCCTGACGACTCTGGAACATCGAACGATAGAAACAACAGTAATAATTTACTGAATGGTTCTGACGAAGATTCCAAcaatagaagaagaaatgaaGATAACCAACACAGTCATAGCAATCGTAATGATAGAACTTCTGCCTCCCAAAATTCATCTTCCAATAGAAGTAATTCCAATAGGCTGCATCGTTTGGACTTTGGCATTTTTGATAGATTTATGGATACATTTTTACGAGGCAGCAGAGGAAGAAACCATAATGTTCGTGGGCCTTCACCTGTAAGAAATGATATCAGTGAACAACTaacaaatgaaaacaatGCCAGAGATCAACAGGGACAATCAGAACAATCAAGCCAACGTTTACTGTCGGAACCACCTAGTTCCACTTCTTCTGCAAGTAACAGAGACGAAGAATCTGATCGTGCCATAATCATAACTGTCAACTATGTATTTTCAGATGAAAATAGACCAGCTGTACCAAACAGATCAGGGTCTTTAATTATGTCCTTGCCGAATAATGCATCGAATCGTGAACCTAGTGTGATTCAAGAATTTATCCGTTTGGCCACTCAAATGGCGTATTCATCTATTGTTACTGGTCTCAATCGCGAGAGAGGAACCACTAtagaaaaattcaaatcatttgataatgtAAAGTTACATGATTTGGGcgaaaatcaaatttgttcaatttgttATGAGAAGTTTGAggctgaagaagaagacgaaaCGGTATCTCACAAGAAGAGGCGTCTTGTGGATGAAACATCGCAGACAACATCAAGTTCATCAAATGCCAGAAATACCAGAGAGGGAGAAAGCGAAGAAGAACAGCCTTCGCCATCTAATCCGTCACAGCCAGTGTATTTATCTGAATATGTTGGTGAGTTTAATCATAGTGCTGTCAAAATGCCTTGTTCTCATATATTTGGTAAAGGTTGTTTATGTGAATGGCTTAAACTACATACCACCTGTCCGTTGTGTAGATTTTCCGTTCTGGAGGAAACTACACCAGAAACTGATACAAATGATAGAACCAACAATGTGTCATTTTTCACAATACCTGCTGATGGTAATACTAATCCCTTGGGAAATGTCACTGTTCAGAACAATTTCAGTAATGCTCCTTCGAATGACCAACCTCCACCCCGAGTGCATTATTTTGGCTTCAGTCCAATCCCATCACCAGGTTCAACCACACCGTCACTGAATTCAAGGTCTAATCCAATAGAGACTCCATTGAGACGTATATTTCGATCTACAAGAGCACGTCGAGAACGAGAGGCAAGACAAAACCAAGAATCAAATGATTTCCCGCATATAGATCCTTTTGCATTTGACTATCTTAGAAATAGGTTAGCAACGAGTGATAGACAGCCAGAACCACTATTTCCTTTTGGTATGAGTAGCAGAAGAACTGCCAATGGTGTTGAAACGACACTGACAGATCAAGTAGGGTCTGAAAGTGAAGACAATTTGAACATGAGAAGTCTTTTTGATGCTTCTCCCATGCCAGAAGCACGTCGAAACGAAGATGATACAAGAGTTGGCAATGGTAGATCCAGTAACGAAACCACCAGCAACAATGAAAGTTCTACTAACATTTCACatggtgatggtgatgatgtggacaatttatga
- a CDS encoding ammonia export protein, putative (Similar to S. cerevisiae ATO2;~In S. cerevisiae: putative transmembrane protein, involved in the export of ammonia, a starvation signal that promotes cell death in the center of aging colonies): protein MTSSSSQKSVGSSNIDADQAPIKKVQIAGDGGEFVIINRHKYYRHDLMAAFGGTLNPGASPWPKININPAPLGLCGFAMSTFVLSLYNAQAMGIKIPNVVVSLACFYGGAAQFLAGCFEFITGNTFGMTALTSYGAFWLSYAAILIDNFGIVAAYEASEETAPQLANAIGFFLLAWAIFTFMLWLNTLKSTVTFSSLFFLLFVTFLLLAGGEFSGKVGVTRAGGVFGVITAIVAWWNALAGTATPTNSYFQPVSIPLPGNVVFKK, encoded by the coding sequence atGACGTCTTCATCTTCTCAAAAATCCGTTGGATCTTCAAACATAGATGCAGACCAAGCACCAATCAAAAAAGTACAAATTGCTGGAGATGGTGGTgaatttgttattatcaacCGTCACAAGTACTACAGACATGACTTGATGGCAGCTTTCGGTGGTACTTTGAACCCAGGTGCTTCTCCTTGGCCAAAGATCAATATCAACCCTGCACCTCTCGGTTTGTGTGGGTTTGCCATGAGCACATTTGTCTTATCCCTCTACAATGCACAAGCTATGGGTATCAAAATTCCTAATGTGGTTGTTTCACTTGCATGTTTCTATGGAGGTGCAGCTCAATTTCTTGCTGGATGTTTTGAGTTTATTACTGGGAATACATTTGGTATGACTGCATTAACATCTTACGGGGCTTTCTGGTTGAGTTATGCTGCCATcttgattgataattttggtATTGTCGCCGCTTATGAAGCTTCTGAAGAAACAGCTCCACAATTGGCAAACGCTATTGGATTTTTCTTACTTGCGTGGGCTATCTTTACGTTTATGTTGTGGTTGAATACATTGAAATCTACTGTCACTTTTAGTTCcttgtttttcttgttgtttgtaACATTCCTTTTGTTAGCTGGTGGTGAATTTAGTGGGAAAGTTGGTGTCACAAGAGCTGGTGGTGTTTTTGGTGTGATTACAGCCATTGTTGCTTGGTGGAATGCCTTGGCCGGTACGGCTACTCCAACCAACTCTTACTTCCAACCTGTTTCTATTCCGTTGCCAGGTAACGTTGTATTTAAGAAATAG